The genomic window GAAACGAAACCAGGTACAGAGCCACGTATAAAAACTGTGCTTAATGTAGATCAAGATGGCAAAACAAATGTTGAAGGTATTTGGGCAGCAGGGACAGTTGCTGGTGTTAGTGTTCATACGATCATTACAGCAGGTCATGGGGCTTCAGTTGCAATTAACATCATTAGTGAGCTAAATGGCGAGCGTTATGTCGATCACGATATCCTAAAATAAAGAATGCTAGAAATGGAGTGCGATTCAGCGGAATCGTGCTCCATTTTGTATAGGAGTTGTAGGCATCAGCGTCGAAAAGGTCACGATCAGTAGGATCGTGACCTATCGAAACGAAGAACTCGTAGTAGTAGTTAAAACTGTAATGCAATGTGACTTAGTGTTCCAAATTGGTAGCTTCGGTGCAAAAGCTTAGGTTGATGCTTTTCGTCGCCGCTTCCAAATGCCAAAAACAAAGGTACAAAATGTTCAGCCCTAGGTACAGCCAATTTCGCATGTGGAGCTAATTCAGCATACTCAAACAATGAAGGTAAATCCCTAGTTTGTAATCGTTCGAGTAGCCAATCGTCAAATTCTACTGTCCAGGGTTCAGGATTACTTTGCCCCCATTTAATCATTCCTAGATTATGGGATGTTCCACCACTACCAACAATTAGGATATCCTCATTTCCTAGCCCACGCAGTGCTTCACCGATACGGAATTGTTCTTTTGGACTTAGGTATGGATTAACCGATATCTGAACGACAGGTACATTAGCATCAGGATACAAAAGTTTTAAAACGACCCATGAACCGTGATCCAACCCTCGGTTTTCGTCTCTTTTAAAAGCAATTCCACTTTCTTCAAAACGTTCAGCAACGCTAGTGGCTACTAGCGTAGATCCCTTGGCAGGATATTTGACCTCAAAAAGCTCCTTAGGAAACCCTCCGAAATCATAGATTGTCTCATATTCATCATCACGAAAGGAAATCGTAGTGATCTCACTTTCCCAATGAGCAGTAAAGATAACAATTGCTTTTGGTGTATATTTTTCACCTAAATTTTTGAGATACTTTGTATATTCGTTGTTCTCCAGGGCTAGCATAGGTGAGCCATGGGATATAAATAAAGATGGAATCATACTACTTCTCCTCTCAATATAAAATAAACTACTTACCTTTTGTAAGTTAGTGTATAATAGTAAGTGTAATGCGTCAAGGAAACTCACTTGAATATTCTCAAACAAATTTTGGTTCCTAATTTTAGGTCTAACAACAATTTTTACGATGAGACACTTTCGATAGAATTAAACGTAGTATACTATATCTAATGAGGTGATATTCATGCATAATCTTTGACCTAGAATTGAATTAGCCTTGCAGTTGCTAGGCAAACGCTGGACAGGACTAGTGATATTCCAACTTCTTATAGGTCCTCAGCGATTCTCTGAAATAGAAGCAGCACTACCAGTAAGTGGGAGACTATTAACAGAACGGTTAAAGGAATTAGAAAAAGAGGGGATCGTTAAACGACAACTATACCCTGAGGTTCCAGTACGGGTCGAATATTCGTTAACAGAGAAAGGACGAGCGTTAGAACCAATTTTTCAAGATATTCAGAGTTGGGCTGAAAATTGGATCTCCCTAGATTCTGGAGAGAGGTAAAACTTCATTACCGCGCTGGCTTAAGGAAATCCTTTAAAAATGTTCAAAAACTCGCGAAATCTTCGTGCAACAGAGATAAGACAACAGATACTAGAAAAGGTATAATTGATTTAGGTACGATGGTTCTACTATCCAATTAAATGAATTTCATAATTAAGGTTTAAGGTGATGATGAAATTCACTCACTTGATAACAGTATTAATGAAAATAAAATATAGAAATAGGAGCTAGTGAAATGTATCGCAATTTAGAAGAATGTATTCTCGATTTAGAAAATAGTGGTCATTTAGTACGCATTCATGAAGTTGTTGACCCTTACCTTGAAATGGCTGCTATCCACATGAAAGTATTTGAAGCAGGTGGACCAGCATTGTTATTTGAAAATGTAAAGGGGTCAAAGTTTCGAGCAGTATCGAACTTATTCGGAACCGTCGAGCGAAGTAAGTTTATTTTTCGGAAAACGTGGGAAGGTGCGCAAAATGTTGTAGCACTTAGAAATGACCCAGTAGCAGCTTTAAAAAATCCGTTCCAACATGTGGCTACTGGCTTAGCAGCTTCAAAAGCACTACCAATGAAAAAGTCAACGAGCCTTCCCGTAACACATCAGGAAATTAATATTTCTGACTTACCATTAATCCAGCACTGGCCAGATGATGGTGGAGCTTTTATTACTTTGCCACAGGTTTATAGTGAAGATCCCCAAAAGCCAGGAATTATGAACGCTAATTTAGGAATGTACCGGGTCCAACTTAGCGGGAACGATTACGAACTAAATAATGAAATTGGTTTACATTATCAAATCCATCGTGGAATTGGAGTCCACCAAGAAAAGGCAATGAGGTTAGGACAACCTTTAAAAGTAAGTATTTTTATTGGTGGCCCTCCAGCTCACACCTTGTCAGCAGTAATGCCATTACCTGAAGGGTTAAGTGAGATGACGTTTGCAGGTTTGCTTTCTGGACGTAGGTTCCGTTATAGCTATATTGATGGATATTGTATTAGTAATGATGCTGATTTTGTCATTACTGGCGAAATTCATCCAGGTGAAACAAAACCAGAGGGGCCATTTGGCGATCATTTAGGCTATTATAGTCTGACGCACGAATTCCCATTAATGAAAGTACATAAAGTGTATGCAAAACCAAACGCGATCTGGCCGTTTACTGTTGTAGGTCGACCACCTCAGGAGGATACAGCCTTTGGTGATCTTATTCATGAGCTAACTGGTGACGCGATTAAATCTGAAATTCCAGGCGTAAAAGAAGTACATGCTGTTGATGCTGCCGGTGTCCACCCACTCCTTTTTGCCATTGGTAGTGAACGTTATACGCCTTATGATAATGCCAAACAACCAATGGAGTTACTCACGATCGCCAACCGGATTTTAGGAACGGGTCAACTAAGTCTAGCTAAGTATTTGTTTATAACCGCAGAAGACGGGCAGCCGCTAGATACTCATAAAGAGGTTGAGTTTTTAACGTACATTTTAGAGCGACTTGATTTGCATCGTGATATCCATTTCCAAACGAATACAACGATTGATACGCTTGATTACTCTGGTACTGGTTTAAATACAGGAAGCAAAGTTGTTATTGCGGCCTATGGTGATAAGAAACGAGACTTATGTAAAGATGTCCCTGATAATTTGAAGGAAATCCGAGAGTATGGAAATCCACGTCTGATTATGCCAGGCATAGTTGCGATCGAGGGACCGAATTTTACTACACATGAAAATGCTGAGAAGGAACTGAATGAGTTGAAAACAGCGATCAAGGAAAAAGGTTCGATGACAACTTGTCCAATGATTATCCTTTGTGACGATAGTGAATTTATTAGCGAATCTGTTAGTAACTTTCTCTGGGTTACCTTTACCCGAAGCAATCCTTCACACGACATTCATGGAGTAAATAGTTATTATGAACATAAACATTGGGGCTGTGACAATCTCATTATTGATGTCCGTACAAAACCTCATCATGCACCACCATTAATTGCCGACCCAACCGTTGAGAAAAACATAGAGCGCTTTTTTGTAAAGGGTGCAAGTTTAGGTTCATTAAAATAAAATTACATTTTGCGTTTCTCATAAATAAATGAGGAACGCTTTTTTAATTTCTAATATAAAGCTGTTTTGGAGACGAAACGGGCAAAAATGTAATGGATTTTGTATACATGTGTTGGCAATAAGAAATAGTGATGAAGAGGATTCATCATGCGTAGTGGAGAATGTATTTGTAGGAGGTTGTAATTCATTTAGTGAGCGATGACCCTTTAACATTTAAGTCTATGTGCATGGTGCCTCTCTTTTCATTTATCATGAGCAAACAAAGCAAATGGAGTGATATGCTGATGTATGAACAAAAAACAAAAGAAACTGATCACAGTGTCATTGAATTTATTGAAGCGGTGGAAAGTCCTAAAAAGCGAGAAGATGCTTATAGGTTATTAGAGGTTTTTTCAGAGACGACAGGCTGCGAAGCAAAAATGTGGGGACCGAGTATTATTGGGTTTGGCTCTTATCATTATAAATATGCAACTGGCCACGAAGGAGATGCCCCGTTAGTTGGATTTTCACCTAGAAAGGCTAAAATTAGTTTATATTTTGCGACTGGTGATGATAAACGCGAAGAATTATTAAAGGATTTTGGCAAGCATACATCAGGAAAAGCATGTGTCTATATCAATAAAGTAGCAGATATTGATGTAAATGTTTTAAAGGCATTGATTAATCAATCTGTAACGTTTTTGAAAGAAACATATCCGAGTTAGAGGGTGAACAAAAGCGAAACTGGTTCCGTTACCTGTCGCAAAACCCGAAAATGCAATCGAAAAATGTAGCCCAATTTGTACTGCCTTTTGTATCTGTTTTTGCAGAAAAAAATAAAATGGCTCAGTTCACTATACTGAGCCATTTTTATTATCGACTTTTGGTTCCCTGTTGACGCCCCTCAATATTCTGCTCCTTACCAAATTATAAAAGAGCGACCCTCAAGGACATAGATGAGGGAGTCAGCAGGATTTGATAAATAGGCGGAAAAATTTCTCTTAATAAGGAAATAGCACTGAAAATAGCTTAAATAGACGGAAAGATTCCGTCTATTTACTCTAAAATCGTGAAAATGGGTGATTTGCTTTGCTTAATCGGAAAATTTTCGCTTATTTACCCAGAAGCGAGCTCTATTCTTCAATCTAACCGAAAAATCTCCGCTTATTTTAAATTTTTTGTAAGATAAATTGTATATCAAATTTTGGGTGCATTTCACTATACAAATTTTTAAGTTTTTTCCACCCAAGTGGCTTTACACCAATAAAAAATGAGTGTCAATTGCATATGCAAATTGGCACTCATTTTGATTTGCATTTTTAATGTTTGTGATAGGAAACGGAACCCGTTAACAAAAGCGTCACTCTTTTTTTGTGGTTAAGCAAATCAATGTTTAGGTTTTTTTGTCGAATGTAAATGTTCAGTAGTTATCTAGGTAAAGCTGATGTATATTTAGAATAGTAGGAATAATAAGATAAACACTATGTAAATATTAGTTGAAAGGATGGATTGAATGGATAGGTTGACTGAAGAAGAAGTAACAAAGTTTTTATCCGAGGCAGAGGGTTGGAAGTTAGTCGACGAAAAATGGATTGAAAAGAAATACCGTTTTAAAGATTATTTAAAGGGGATTGAGTTTGTCCAAAAAGTAGCGAATTTGTCCGAAGAAGTGAACCATCATCCCTTTATAACCATCGATTACAAACTTGTTCGACTTAAGCTTTCATCCTGGAGTGCGAATGGCTTAACAAAGTTAGATTTTCAATTAGCCGGGAAGTTTGATGAGTTCTATCAGTAAGTATGAAAAAAATGTTTCTGCAAAGTTATGAAAGAGAGAATGGTAGATTGACTATGATCTTAAATAAGGGGTGTTTAAAATGCAAGCTAGAAAAATACCAAAACATTTACAAAAGTACACGGTAAAGCAAGAATATCACAATTATACTGCGATTAACCATGCAGTTTGGCGATATGTGATGCGGCAAAACCATCATACTCTTAAGGATTTCGCCCACGAGGCCTATACTGACGGGCTTAAGGCATCAGGGATTACGATTGATCGCCTTCCAGATGTAGAAGAAATGAATCAATGCTTAGCACCTTTTGGTTGGGGAGCTGCGACCATAGATGGCTTTATTCCAGGAGTCGCTTTTTTTGAATTTCAAGCAAATGGCATTCTTCCAGTAGTAGCCGAAATAAGAAAGCTTGAAAATATTCAATATACTCCAGCACCAGATATTATTCACGAGGCTGCAGGACATGCACCTATTCTTTGTGATGAAAAATATTCAGAGTATGTAAAGCTTTTTGGAGAAATCGGAAAAAAAGCAATTGCTACAAAAGAGGAGCATGATCTTTTTGAAGCTGTCCGTTCTTATTCAAATCTACTTGAAAAGGGATCAGCTACAGATGAGAAAATCTCTGAAGCGAAGCGGAAAATAGATGAAGTAGCAGCTACCATAAAAGGCATATCTGAAGCTGAAAGAATTTCAAGGCTTTATTGGTGGACTGTCGAATACGGATTAATTGGTGAACTTGACCATCCAAAGATTTATGGTGCTGGACTGTTGTCTTCGGTATCAGAAGGTCGCAATGCTCTAAGTGCAGAGGTTGAAAAAATTCAGTATGACCTTCAAACGATGATCAATACAGGCTTTGATATCACCAAGCCACAGCCACAATTGTTTGTTTGTGATAGTTTCGAGCAGTTAATCGAAGGAGTCAAAGAGTTCGCTATGGAAATGGCGTTTATGAAGGGCGGGACAGAGAGTCTCGAAAAAGCCAGACAATCAGCGAATGTAGCAACAGTGGAATATAGCTCTGGCCTACAAGTTACCGGGGTGATCAACGAGCTACTATACAATGACAACAATGAAGCTGTCTATATAAAAATGAGCGGACCAACAGCGTTAGCTTATCAAAGTTGTGAACTTCCCGGCCATGGGACTGAAACTCACCAGGAAGGATTTGGCGCTCCCATTGGACGGTTAAAGGATGTTGAAAGTCCATTAGAATGTCTAACCGAGGAAGAGTTAGCTAACTTAGGGATCGTAATTAATCGAGATTGCCTGCTCACATTTGAAAGTGGGGTAGAAGTAAAAGGAACCGTCCAATCAATGGTTAAGCAGGATCAAAAAATCCAAATTATTAGCTTTACAGACTGTCTAGTTACGTACCAAGGACAAATTTTGTTTGCACCAGATTGGGGAATTTATGATATGGCTGTAGGTGAGTGCATTCCTTCGGTATATGCAGGTGCAGCGGATGGTGAAGCCTATTATACGGTTGAAGTCGGTTCACAGACAGCAACGGAACATTCAATCGTGTCATCACCATTAGAGGATCTCTACCAGCAAATTAGAGATGTTAGAGAAAAAAAGCCAGAGAACTCAGTATCTGTGATTGAAAGTGTCTGGCGAAAACTTGGAAGCGGTTACAAAAATGACTGGCTCTTAAGATTAGAAGTAGTAGAACTATTAAAAGAAAATAATTGGTTACCTTCTTTACAAGAGGAAGTACATCGTGACCTTAAAAGACTTCAAAAAGAAAGCGATGAGTTAGAGGTATTAATTTCTAGGGGGGTACAAATTATTTAAGTTTTAGCTGAAAGGGGTGAGCGCACTTAGCGCCACCCCTTTGTTTTACTTTTGAACTGAAGTAAAACAAGGGGGGAAGATACTTGCAAGTTTTATAATAAAGTTTGTTTAACTAAAATAGAAATTATTTACCCTTCCTCAATTATTTGTTATATTTAGTAAGTAAATTTAGGTAGACGAAATACTTTGTAGGAAGTGGGGAATGTGTAATGAAAAGAAATACGCACCTACCTATTAATCCGCCTTTCTATTATGGATGGATTATTGTTTTTATGTCAGCATTGGCAATTTTCTTTTCTGGACCTGGTCAAACCTTTTCCATTTCAATTTTTATTGATGCTTATTTGGAACATTTCGGTTGGAGTAGTACATTGGTATCGACGATGTATCTATTTGCCACTTTACTTGCAGGATTTTTACTCTTTATTGTTGGTAGATTAGTTGATAAGTATGGACAGAGAAGAATGACAGTTCTTGTCGCGTCCTTATTAGGAGTGGCTTGTGTCTTTAATAGTTTTTTATTAGGACCAACTATGTTATTCATTGGCTTTTTCATGTTAAGGCTATTTGGCCAGGGATCGCTAACTCTTATCCCTGGGACGCTTATTCCACAGTGGTTTGTAGGAAAAAGAGGACGTGCGTTAAGTTTTATGGCTTTTGGTAGCTTTTTAAGTGCTGCTGCCTTACCACCTTTCAATGCTTGGTTAATTGGAAAAGTTGGTTGGCAAGCTTCTTGGCTTGTTTGGGCAGGTTTACTATTTTTAATTTTTGTGCCTCTTGCCTTTCTATTCATACGTAATAAACCTGAAGATGTCGGTTTACATCCAGATAATTTATCTGACGAGGAAGTGTCGGTAAGAGGCTCTGAGAAATCTGCCATTCATGAGGAAGCATGGACACTCAAGGAAGCGATGAGAACCAAGGTGCTTTGGCTACTGTTGTTTTGTGTAGCTGTGCCATCGATGGTTAATACAGGCATTGTTTTTCATTTTGTACCGATCTTAGCGGAAAGTGAAATTGGCCGCACTCAAGCTGCATTTATTTTAAGTATTATGGCCATGGTATCATTTCCGATTACATTTTTAGCTGGATTTATTGTGGAGAGAGTAAAAGCAAATTATGTTCTTTCATTAGCGTTTCTTGGGCAAATTTGCATCATGGTTCTTTTAGTTCAGACAGATTCTTATACTACTGCGATTTTGTTTGGGGTTGCCCGTGGAATTGTCGGTGGTTTTGAAGCGATCAGTCTAGGAATTATTTTCCCGAATTATTTTGGGCGTGCCAATATTGGGAGTATTAAAGGTATATCCTCAACGATTATGGTGATTGGCTCGGCCTTTGGTCCTTTGCCTTTTGCATTAGCTTATGATCGTTTTGGAAGTTATCAGGAAATCATTTATCTAATGATGGTGTTTCCACTCGCTGCTGCAATATTTGCTTTTGTGGCTAGAAAACCTGTTAAGAAAACTAACGAACTAAAGCAACAAGCGTCTTAAGTTGCACCCTATACTTACTGTTGTGTTGGAAAGATAGCTCTTTGGAAAAATCGAAAAACTCTCCACTTTTAAAGTAGAGAGTTTTTCGGTATAAGTGGACTATTTCACCGCAACAGCAACGCCTAAAGGGTAATAGACACCTTTTCGAGGTGGCTCGATGGTTACACCGCGTTGGTAAAATATTTCTACTTCAGAAAATGGTTTAAATAGGTTAATAAATTCTTCATTTGTTAGCTGGTGAACATGAAAGGGTTGCCCAGAAGGTATGCCTCTACCTTTTCCGAAAGGAGTAGACAAAACTAACGTTCCACCTGGTTTTAATAGCTCGTACATATTTTTCATAAACAACTCGTCGTCCTCAATATGCTCGATCGTCTCAAAGCTTAAGATCGTATCAAATGTACCTAATTTTTCAGGGAGATGAGGATCAAGAGCGTTTTCTTTTTGGAAAGTTAATATAGGATGATAATAATGTTGCTTTGCGTATTTTAATGTTTCCTCATCTATGTCCACACCAATCATTTCGTCAATTTCTTGCTTATTTTTTTTTGCGACCATTTGACTTCCGTAACCTGTCCCACAAGCAATATCAAGGACACGTCCACGGACGTATGGCGTTGAAAAGTAGTACCTAGCTGTATGCTCTAATAACATACCATTGGTTGGTTTCATTTCTTTAGGGATAATTCTTTCCCCAGTATCTTTTAACAATTTCATCACCGCTTGATTAAATTTTTACTAATTATACTCAATTCTAACACATTATAATCTATTTCCAAGAATGATCCTCCGGTTTTATTTTCTGATTTATTAGACTTAAGGAATTGTGACTGTTTTGTGAAAAAAATAGTATGGTAGCGTAATAGAGAGTAACTAGGAGAAAAATAGTATTGACGTACGCTTACATTGAGATTTTGTTTATTGCTTATCCGTGGTAAAATTCACTTTGTTAACAACGGACTGACTTTCGTGAGAGTCGAAAGTCGAAAGAATAAAACGAACAATGAAAGAGGTGTTAGCTTGAACTTACAAGCAATTAAACAAGAATGGTTTAGCAATATTAAAGGAGATACCCTAGCAGGAATGGTTGTTGCGTTAGCCTTAATTCCTGAAGCTATCGCCTTTTCGATTATTGCAGGAGTCGACCCGATGGTGGGGTTATATGCTTCATTTTGTATTGCAGTTGTTATTGCCTTTATTGGCGGACGTCCAGGAATGATCTCTGCAGCCACTGGGGCTATGGCATTATTGATGATTACCCTAGTTGCTGATCATGGGCTTCAATACTTATTAGCAGCGACTGTCTTGACTGGTATTATACAAATTTTCTTTGGTGTTTTCAAATTAGCAAAATACATGAAATTTATCCCAAGATCTGTGATGGTCGGATTTGTTAACGCGTTAGCGATCTTAATTTTTATGGCGCAATTACAGCATTTTGTTAATGTAACTTGGGTAATGTATGCATTAGTTGCCTTAACATTAGCGATCATTTATATCTTACCTAGATTTACGACGGCTATCCCTTCAACGTTAGTAGCCATTGTTGCTGTTACAGCGTTAGCAATTTTTGGTGGTTTAGGTGTAAGTACAGTTGGTGACATGGGCGCCCTTCAAAGTACACTACCTATTTTTCTCATTCCATCTATCCCATTAACTTTTGAAACATTAATGATCATTTTACCTTATTCACTGGCATTAGCCGTTGTTGGTATCCTTGAATCACTTTTAACAGCGCAAATTGTTGATGACATGACTGACACGGAAAGTGATAAGAACAAGGAAAGCCGTGGTCAAGGTATTGCCAATGTTATTACAGGGTTTTTTGGTGGTATGGCAGGATGTGCGATGATTGGTCAATCAGTTATTAATGTTAAATCAGGTGGTCGTGGTCGCTTATCATCTTTAGTAGCAGGGGTTTTCTTGATGTTCTTAATCATTGTTCTTGGCTCTGTCGTAGTCCAAATTCCAATGGCAGCACTAGCAGGTGTCATGTTCATGGTAGCAATTGGAACGTTTGATTGGAATTCATTAAAAACTTTGCATAAAATCCCTAGAACAGATGCAACAGTAATGGTTGTAACGGTATTGACGGTTGTATTAACCCACAACTTAGCAATTGGTGTTTTAACTGGTGTTGTTTTAAGTGCCATTTTCTTTGGAGCAAAGATTTCAAAGGTTCATGTAACATCTAAGCTATCACTTTCTGGTGAAAAGAAGACGTATTTTGTTGAAGGTCAATTATTCTTTGTATCGGTTACAGACTTTATAAATTCATTCGATTTCAAAGATGTTGTCAAGGAAATTGAGATTGACTTTAGTCGTGCTCACCTTTGGGACGACTCAGCGATTGGTGCCATAGATAAGGTTGAAATGAAATATGAACAAAATGGAATATCAGTAAACTTAACAGGTTTGAATAAAGAAAGTTCATTATTAATGAAACAAATTGGTGGTTTATCAAAGAACTCTGGCCACTAGACAACGAAATCTTCTTCATAAGTGTCAGCTCACCTCAAAAAGTTATTTTGGAGTTTAGGTGGCTGACATTTTTTTTATTAATTGAGGTTAATTATAATTATGATTTTACAAGTACCATAAAAATAGGGGGTTACATAATGTTTCAGAAAATACTTTTAGCAGCTGATGGTTCGGCGCATTCGCTTAGAGCAACAGAAAATACAATTCACCTAGTTACAAAGAAGGAAACCGGGTTTGTCACGGTAGTTTATGTAGTTGATGGTTCAACATCAAAGGCTGATGTACTGCACAATAAAGATAGTCACGACATTGCTGAAAAGCGAAAAGAAAAGCTTAAGGATATTCTATCATTACTGGATAATGCTAATATCCCGCATGAATTGAAAATTCTTCACGGTGAACCTGGCGAAACGATTGTTGAATTTGCAAATGAGAGTGAATTTGATTGTTTGGTAATCGGAAGTAGAGGACTTAATCGATTGCAAAGCATGGTTTTAGGTGGCGTGAGTCATAAAGTTGCAAAAGGTGCAAAATGCCCAGTAATGATTGTTAAATAGATTTCATATAAAAGGACATAAGTTTAGGAGGAAACTCACTAAACTTATGTCCTTTTTTTATTTCCCTCTTCTAAGTAATTGAATTAGCTATTCTGTGAGTAAAAAAGTATGGCACACTATCTCACCAACTTATGGTGAGGAAAGAACAAAGCGAATAAGA from Anaerobacillus sp. CMMVII includes these protein-coding regions:
- a CDS encoding class III extradiol ring-cleavage dioxygenase, yielding MIPSLFISHGSPMLALENNEYTKYLKNLGEKYTPKAIVIFTAHWESEITTISFRDDEYETIYDFGGFPKELFEVKYPAKGSTLVATSVAERFEESGIAFKRDENRGLDHGSWVVLKLLYPDANVPVVQISVNPYLSPKEQFRIGEALRGLGNEDILIVGSGGTSHNLGMIKWGQSNPEPWTVEFDDWLLERLQTRDLPSLFEYAELAPHAKLAVPRAEHFVPLFLAFGSGDEKHQPKLLHRSYQFGTLSHIALQF
- a CDS encoding helix-turn-helix domain-containing protein, with product MELALQLLGKRWTGLVIFQLLIGPQRFSEIEAALPVSGRLLTERLKELEKEGIVKRQLYPEVPVRVEYSLTEKGRALEPIFQDIQSWAENWISLDSGER
- a CDS encoding UbiD family decarboxylase, with the protein product MYRNLEECILDLENSGHLVRIHEVVDPYLEMAAIHMKVFEAGGPALLFENVKGSKFRAVSNLFGTVERSKFIFRKTWEGAQNVVALRNDPVAALKNPFQHVATGLAASKALPMKKSTSLPVTHQEINISDLPLIQHWPDDGGAFITLPQVYSEDPQKPGIMNANLGMYRVQLSGNDYELNNEIGLHYQIHRGIGVHQEKAMRLGQPLKVSIFIGGPPAHTLSAVMPLPEGLSEMTFAGLLSGRRFRYSYIDGYCISNDADFVITGEIHPGETKPEGPFGDHLGYYSLTHEFPLMKVHKVYAKPNAIWPFTVVGRPPQEDTAFGDLIHELTGDAIKSEIPGVKEVHAVDAAGVHPLLFAIGSERYTPYDNAKQPMELLTIANRILGTGQLSLAKYLFITAEDGQPLDTHKEVEFLTYILERLDLHRDIHFQTNTTIDTLDYSGTGLNTGSKVVIAAYGDKKRDLCKDVPDNLKEIREYGNPRLIMPGIVAIEGPNFTTHENAEKELNELKTAIKEKGSMTTCPMIILCDDSEFISESVSNFLWVTFTRSNPSHDIHGVNSYYEHKHWGCDNLIIDVRTKPHHAPPLIADPTVEKNIERFFVKGASLGSLK
- a CDS encoding DUF1801 domain-containing protein; its protein translation is MYEQKTKETDHSVIEFIEAVESPKKREDAYRLLEVFSETTGCEAKMWGPSIIGFGSYHYKYATGHEGDAPLVGFSPRKAKISLYFATGDDKREELLKDFGKHTSGKACVYINKVADIDVNVLKALINQSVTFLKETYPS
- a CDS encoding 4a-hydroxytetrahydrobiopterin dehydratase, with product MDRLTEEEVTKFLSEAEGWKLVDEKWIEKKYRFKDYLKGIEFVQKVANLSEEVNHHPFITIDYKLVRLKLSSWSANGLTKLDFQLAGKFDEFYQ
- a CDS encoding aromatic amino acid hydroxylase gives rise to the protein MQARKIPKHLQKYTVKQEYHNYTAINHAVWRYVMRQNHHTLKDFAHEAYTDGLKASGITIDRLPDVEEMNQCLAPFGWGAATIDGFIPGVAFFEFQANGILPVVAEIRKLENIQYTPAPDIIHEAAGHAPILCDEKYSEYVKLFGEIGKKAIATKEEHDLFEAVRSYSNLLEKGSATDEKISEAKRKIDEVAATIKGISEAERISRLYWWTVEYGLIGELDHPKIYGAGLLSSVSEGRNALSAEVEKIQYDLQTMINTGFDITKPQPQLFVCDSFEQLIEGVKEFAMEMAFMKGGTESLEKARQSANVATVEYSSGLQVTGVINELLYNDNNEAVYIKMSGPTALAYQSCELPGHGTETHQEGFGAPIGRLKDVESPLECLTEEELANLGIVINRDCLLTFESGVEVKGTVQSMVKQDQKIQIISFTDCLVTYQGQILFAPDWGIYDMAVGECIPSVYAGAADGEAYYTVEVGSQTATEHSIVSSPLEDLYQQIRDVREKKPENSVSVIESVWRKLGSGYKNDWLLRLEVVELLKENNWLPSLQEEVHRDLKRLQKESDELEVLISRGVQII
- a CDS encoding MFS transporter, whose amino-acid sequence is MKRNTHLPINPPFYYGWIIVFMSALAIFFSGPGQTFSISIFIDAYLEHFGWSSTLVSTMYLFATLLAGFLLFIVGRLVDKYGQRRMTVLVASLLGVACVFNSFLLGPTMLFIGFFMLRLFGQGSLTLIPGTLIPQWFVGKRGRALSFMAFGSFLSAAALPPFNAWLIGKVGWQASWLVWAGLLFLIFVPLAFLFIRNKPEDVGLHPDNLSDEEVSVRGSEKSAIHEEAWTLKEAMRTKVLWLLLFCVAVPSMVNTGIVFHFVPILAESEIGRTQAAFILSIMAMVSFPITFLAGFIVERVKANYVLSLAFLGQICIMVLLVQTDSYTTAILFGVARGIVGGFEAISLGIIFPNYFGRANIGSIKGISSTIMVIGSAFGPLPFALAYDRFGSYQEIIYLMMVFPLAAAIFAFVARKPVKKTNELKQQAS
- a CDS encoding bifunctional 2-polyprenyl-6-hydroxyphenol methylase/3-demethylubiquinol 3-O-methyltransferase UbiG, whose translation is MKLLKDTGERIIPKEMKPTNGMLLEHTARYYFSTPYVRGRVLDIACGTGYGSQMVAKKNKQEIDEMIGVDIDEETLKYAKQHYYHPILTFQKENALDPHLPEKLGTFDTILSFETIEHIEDDELFMKNMYELLKPGGTLVLSTPFGKGRGIPSGQPFHVHQLTNEEFINLFKPFSEVEIFYQRGVTIEPPRKGVYYPLGVAVAVK
- a CDS encoding SulP family inorganic anion transporter; protein product: MNLQAIKQEWFSNIKGDTLAGMVVALALIPEAIAFSIIAGVDPMVGLYASFCIAVVIAFIGGRPGMISAATGAMALLMITLVADHGLQYLLAATVLTGIIQIFFGVFKLAKYMKFIPRSVMVGFVNALAILIFMAQLQHFVNVTWVMYALVALTLAIIYILPRFTTAIPSTLVAIVAVTALAIFGGLGVSTVGDMGALQSTLPIFLIPSIPLTFETLMIILPYSLALAVVGILESLLTAQIVDDMTDTESDKNKESRGQGIANVITGFFGGMAGCAMIGQSVINVKSGGRGRLSSLVAGVFLMFLIIVLGSVVVQIPMAALAGVMFMVAIGTFDWNSLKTLHKIPRTDATVMVVTVLTVVLTHNLAIGVLTGVVLSAIFFGAKISKVHVTSKLSLSGEKKTYFVEGQLFFVSVTDFINSFDFKDVVKEIEIDFSRAHLWDDSAIGAIDKVEMKYEQNGISVNLTGLNKESSLLMKQIGGLSKNSGH
- a CDS encoding universal stress protein, with translation MFQKILLAADGSAHSLRATENTIHLVTKKETGFVTVVYVVDGSTSKADVLHNKDSHDIAEKRKEKLKDILSLLDNANIPHELKILHGEPGETIVEFANESEFDCLVIGSRGLNRLQSMVLGGVSHKVAKGAKCPVMIVK